A portion of the Candidatus Stygibacter australis genome contains these proteins:
- the murA gene encoding UDP-N-acetylglucosamine 1-carboxyvinyltransferase, whose protein sequence is MDRFIINGGKKLSGEIAVSGAKNATLPVMAATILAGGEFVLENIPNLIDIKLMGHLLRMLGAQIEQEEGRIYIDTTKLDGWEAPYDLVSKMRASIYVLGPLLARFGKAKVSFPGGCAIGTRPVDLHLMAMEKLGANIKIEHGYIIAECEKLKGADITFRKVSVGATANSLMAAVLAEGETNLYNCAIEPEIQSFVEFLKQMGADITGAGTSHLHIKGVAKLNPVRTEMLSDRIEAGTFLIAGAITCSEITVTNCVPNHLGEFFDTLKHAGCGFDIVGNKITIKPGDIINPVNITTAPFPEYPTDLQAQFMALMSLCNGESIIEEGIFPDRFTHAAELNRLDANIKVEGNLARVKGVKMLSGAPVMATDLRASAALVLAGLAAQGTTEISRIYHIDRGYENFEHKLTSLGADIKRMKG, encoded by the coding sequence ATGGATAGATTTATCATTAATGGCGGGAAGAAATTAAGTGGTGAGATAGCGGTAAGCGGGGCAAAAAATGCTACTTTACCGGTGATGGCAGCAACGATATTGGCAGGTGGAGAATTCGTACTGGAGAACATACCGAATTTGATAGACATTAAACTGATGGGACATCTTTTGCGGATGCTTGGTGCTCAGATAGAGCAGGAAGAGGGCAGGATCTATATTGATACCACAAAACTTGATGGCTGGGAAGCACCTTATGATCTGGTGAGTAAGATGCGAGCCTCCATCTATGTATTGGGACCACTACTGGCAAGATTTGGCAAGGCTAAAGTATCATTTCCGGGTGGATGTGCTATAGGAACACGACCCGTGGACTTGCATCTGATGGCAATGGAAAAGCTGGGTGCAAATATTAAGATAGAGCATGGATATATCATCGCTGAATGCGAGAAATTGAAAGGGGCAGATATCACCTTTAGAAAGGTGAGTGTAGGAGCTACGGCAAATTCACTGATGGCAGCTGTGCTGGCTGAGGGTGAAACAAATCTTTATAATTGTGCTATTGAACCGGAGATACAATCTTTTGTGGAATTCCTTAAACAAATGGGAGCTGATATTACTGGCGCAGGCACAAGCCATTTACATATCAAAGGAGTGGCTAAACTGAATCCCGTAAGGACTGAGATGCTTTCTGACCGGATAGAGGCAGGAACATTTTTGATAGCCGGGGCAATAACATGCAGCGAGATCACTGTTACTAATTGCGTTCCCAATCATTTAGGCGAATTTTTTGATACACTCAAGCATGCAGGATGTGGATTTGATATAGTAGGAAATAAGATCACGATCAAACCAGGTGATATTATAAATCCAGTAAATATTACAACAGCCCCTTTCCCTGAATATCCCACAGATCTTCAGGCGCAATTTATGGCATTGATGAGTTTGTGCAATGGTGAGAGTATCATTGAAGAAGGGATTTTCCCGGATAGATTTACGCATGCTGCAGAATTGAACCGGCTTGATGCCAATATCAAGGTGGAAGGCAATTTGGCACGGGTGAAAGGCGTAAAGATGCTATCTGGTGCACCTGTGATGGCTACTGACCTGCGCGCAAGTGCTGCCCTCGTATTGGCAGGATTGGCTGCCCAGGGAACTACTGAGATATCAAGGATTTATCATATTGATAGAGGATATGAGAATTTTGAACATAAACTTACTTCTT
- a CDS encoding glycosyltransferase family 2 protein — MPDKYIYPLLDADHKNTAVVLPVYNSEKHLISLISQLLEHFPANQIIAVDDGSGDNSAQICNNQGITLIAFEQNRGKGAALLAGMKNAWQAGYKFAITIDSDEQHKPSHLPEFITRQLQTKAAMVIGKRDFNPRIMPLPRIWSNKLTSFMVSITVGQKVADSQCGYRLYYLKPVMDMNLVSTRYQFETEIILKMARAKYLIADTDIDTVYGEEISHINHLRDIRNFIIILISHWLHK; from the coding sequence ATGCCAGATAAATACATTTATCCCCTGCTGGATGCAGATCATAAAAATACTGCAGTAGTATTGCCGGTATATAATAGTGAAAAGCACCTTATTTCATTGATCTCACAATTACTGGAGCACTTTCCGGCAAATCAGATAATCGCTGTAGATGATGGCTCGGGTGATAATTCAGCTCAAATCTGCAACAACCAGGGGATCACTCTGATAGCATTTGAACAAAACCGCGGTAAAGGTGCTGCTCTGCTTGCTGGTATGAAAAACGCCTGGCAGGCTGGATATAAATTTGCCATCACCATCGATAGCGATGAACAGCACAAACCCAGTCATCTGCCGGAATTTATTACCAGGCAGCTGCAGACAAAGGCAGCTATGGTAATAGGAAAAAGGGATTTCAATCCACGGATAATGCCCCTGCCTCGCATCTGGTCTAATAAATTGACCAGCTTCATGGTCTCGATCACTGTCGGGCAAAAAGTTGCTGATTCTCAATGCGGCTACCGGCTATATTATCTTAAACCTGTCATGGACATGAATCTTGTTTCCACTCGCTATCAGTTTGAAACTGAGATAATCCTGAAAATGGCAAGAGCAAAATATCTCATCGCAGATACAGATATCGATACAGTATATGGTGAAGAAATCAGCCACATAAATCACCTGCGTGACATCCGAAATTTTATCATTATCCTGATCTCCCACTGGCTGCATAAATAG